The DNA window CGATCAACCTGTGGTTCTTCAAGCATCGCGGGCTCGCGCTCGGCATCTTGTTGGTGGGGACCAGCATTGCGGCGATGGTCGTACCGAAATTCGCGGTCTTCGTGATCGAGACCTATGGCTGGCGCTCGATGTTCGCGGCCGTCGCCCTGTTCCCCGCGGTCGCGCTGGTTGTCGCCTTCTTCCTGTTCCGCGAACCGCGCCCCGAGGAACGGCCCAGCGCGATCGAGAGCGCGAGCGGGCGGCTGACCGGGGTGACGCTGGGATCGGCGCTCACCAATTACCGCTTCTGGGTGATCTGGGTTTCGATCGGGCTGATCGCGGCGGCGTTCGGCGGGGCCTTCATCAACATGCCGACAATGCTGCGCCTGCGCGGTGTCGAGGCGCAGACAGCCGCGACCGTGATGGGCATTCTCGGCATCGGCATCTTCGTCGGCCGTCTGGCGACGGGCGCGCTGCTCGACCGGTTCTGGCAGGGCTTCGTCGCCTTCCCGCTCCTTTGCCTGCCGGCGATTTCGGCGTGGCTGCTGCTCGGCGACAGCCTTGCCTTTCCGGCTGCGGCGCTGGCCGGTTTCCTGCTCGGTTTCGCGGCCGGGGCGGAAAGCGATCTCATCGCCTACCTGACGGGGCGCTATTTCGGGATGGCGAATTACGGCAAGATCTACGGGATGCTCTACATGCCCTTCGGCCTGTTCAGCGCCGCCTCGCCCGTGATCTACGCGCAGGTCTATGACCGCACGGGAAGCTACGACCCGATCCTCGAGATCTCGATCTTCATGTTCATCGCCGGCGGCGCGCTGCTGCTGCTGCTCGGGCGCTATCCGACCGATTTTCCCGAAGCCGAAGACGACACCCCCGGAGCCACTATGGAGCCCGCCTGATGGCAACGCTCGCCTCAGACAATCCGCTCGCCCCGGTCCGCAAGGCGGTCGGCGACGAGGCGCTGCTGACCGATAGAGAAAGCCTCGCGCTCTACAGCCATGACGTGCTGTCGAAGGGCGCCGAACCGCTCGCCGTGTTCCGCCCCGAAAGCGTCGATCAGCTCGCCGCCGGGATCGGTGCGGCGACGGCGGCGGGCATCGCGATCGTCCCGCGCGGGGGCGGCATGAGCTATACCAGCGGATACCTCTACAAAGGCGGGCCGTTCCTGCTGGTCGACACCGCCTCGCTCGACCGCGTGATCGAGGTGAACGAGACCGACATGACCGTAACGGTCGAGGCCGGGATCAGCTGGGACGCGCTCCACCGCACCCTCGCACCCAAGGGCCTGCGCGTCCTTGCATGGGGCACGCTGTCGGGCATCCGCGCCAGCGTCGGCGGGGGGATGAGCCAGAACGGCGTGTTCTGGGGCGCAAGGAACGGGACCGCGGTGGACAGCGCGGTGAGCTTCGACGTGGTGCTGGCGGACGGGACGGTGCTTTCGACGGGCTCCGATTTCTTCCGCCCCTATGGCCCCGACCTCACCAGCCTGTTCGCCGCCGATTGCGGCGCCTTCGGGGTCAAGGCGCGCGTGACCTTGAAACTGGTGCGCGAGGCGAACGCGTTCGCCTATGGCTCGTTCAGC is part of the Erythrobacter litoralis genome and encodes:
- a CDS encoding MFS transporter; protein product: MSSSPAPDAATSGEFSKGWTVLFAGVIGVMCGASPIPYNVIGFTAEPLKAEFGWSQTQVLVPITLFGVIASFLAPVFGWMADRYGVRPVALWSLAAFAFAFAAIALTPTANEPETLYIYYGFWVVVGLVGIGSTPVTWSRAINLWFFKHRGLALGILLVGTSIAAMVVPKFAVFVIETYGWRSMFAAVALFPAVALVVAFFLFREPRPEERPSAIESASGRLTGVTLGSALTNYRFWVIWVSIGLIAAAFGGAFINMPTMLRLRGVEAQTAATVMGILGIGIFVGRLATGALLDRFWQGFVAFPLLCLPAISAWLLLGDSLAFPAAALAGFLLGFAAGAESDLIAYLTGRYFGMANYGKIYGMLYMPFGLFSAASPVIYAQVYDRTGSYDPILEISIFMFIAGGALLLLLGRYPTDFPEAEDDTPGATMEPA